Proteins from a single region of Catenulispora acidiphila DSM 44928:
- a CDS encoding trypsin-like peptidase domain-containing protein, which produces MNEPSSNAGGVGGLGDNGANEAAHQDVSDSFGANPAASGGSGAQDPQAVPPVQQAQHDAVPPTAAPQPAPQPVSQPAPQAPADQNPTLIQPTASAPDQTLIQPAVPATPDPAAGAYQAQSGPAEPGAGQQLPPTQPGAAFGPMGQAHEAQQAQQAGAGNHLGPGPTPPPNWAAPSDGTAFPPYTPPGAVATTSQRSSLGGGKMLLAVALIAGLIGGGIGTAVTYAAKDNSSSSSTAASSTRSPLNTNNTALSTPGSVTQVSSSVMPSVVDIQVTTANGSGDEGTGIIYSSDGLIVTNNHVVAAANASSQSNSNGNSNGNGNTNPFGGSSGGSNGGSNGGSNGGSNGNSNSTSGPATITVTFNDGRTASAHIVGTEPLADLAVIKVDGVTGLTKASFADSKNLAVGQQVVAIGSPLGLTSTVTSGIVSALNRPVETQAEDGSTVVLDAVQTDAAINPGNSGGPLVDMQGNVIGINSAIASNSQNSGGLGGSSGQAGSIGLGFAIPISEALPIVDALAQGKPAQIASLGVAQSGQSDTTTRTASGYKVDQVSAGGPADKAGLKSGDVITKIGDRLVYSYQDVAAAVRSHRPGDVIPITYTRGGSSAKANVTLGVLPAQTP; this is translated from the coding sequence ATGAACGAACCCTCGAGCAACGCAGGCGGCGTCGGCGGCCTGGGCGACAACGGCGCCAACGAAGCGGCGCACCAGGACGTGAGCGACAGCTTCGGCGCGAACCCCGCCGCGTCCGGCGGCTCGGGGGCTCAGGACCCCCAGGCGGTGCCGCCGGTCCAGCAGGCCCAGCACGACGCAGTCCCCCCGACCGCCGCGCCTCAGCCCGCGCCCCAGCCGGTGTCGCAGCCCGCCCCGCAGGCGCCCGCCGACCAGAACCCGACCCTGATCCAGCCGACTGCCAGCGCCCCGGACCAGACGCTGATCCAGCCCGCGGTCCCGGCCACGCCGGACCCGGCCGCCGGGGCATACCAGGCGCAGTCCGGTCCGGCCGAACCCGGCGCGGGCCAGCAGCTGCCCCCGACGCAGCCCGGCGCCGCCTTCGGCCCGATGGGCCAGGCGCACGAGGCGCAGCAGGCCCAGCAGGCCGGCGCGGGCAACCACCTGGGCCCGGGCCCCACTCCCCCGCCGAACTGGGCCGCCCCGTCCGACGGCACGGCCTTCCCGCCCTACACGCCCCCCGGCGCGGTCGCCACCACCTCGCAGCGCTCCTCGCTCGGCGGCGGCAAGATGCTCCTCGCCGTGGCCCTGATCGCCGGTCTGATCGGCGGCGGCATCGGCACCGCGGTCACCTACGCGGCCAAGGACAACAGCAGCTCCTCCTCGACGGCCGCGTCCAGCACGCGCTCGCCGCTGAACACCAACAACACCGCGCTGAGCACGCCCGGCAGCGTCACCCAGGTCTCCTCCTCCGTCATGCCGAGCGTGGTGGACATCCAGGTCACCACCGCCAACGGCAGCGGGGACGAGGGCACCGGCATCATCTACAGCTCCGACGGCCTGATCGTCACCAACAACCACGTGGTCGCCGCGGCCAATGCTTCCAGCCAGAGCAACTCCAACGGCAACTCCAACGGGAACGGCAACACCAACCCGTTCGGTGGGAGCAGTGGCGGGAGCAACGGCGGAAGCAATGGCGGGAGCAACGGCGGGAGCAACGGAAACAGCAACTCCACCAGCGGCCCGGCGACGATCACCGTCACCTTCAACGACGGCCGCACCGCCAGCGCGCACATCGTCGGCACCGAGCCGCTGGCCGACCTCGCGGTGATCAAGGTCGACGGCGTGACCGGGCTGACGAAGGCCTCCTTCGCCGACTCCAAGAACCTGGCGGTCGGCCAGCAGGTGGTGGCCATCGGCTCGCCGCTCGGCCTGACCAGCACCGTCACCTCCGGCATCGTCAGCGCCCTGAACCGGCCGGTGGAGACCCAGGCCGAGGACGGCAGCACCGTGGTCCTGGACGCCGTCCAGACCGACGCCGCGATCAACCCCGGCAACTCCGGCGGCCCGCTGGTGGACATGCAGGGCAACGTGATCGGCATCAACTCCGCGATCGCCTCCAACAGCCAGAACTCCGGCGGTCTGGGCGGCAGCAGCGGACAGGCCGGCTCCATCGGCCTGGGCTTCGCGATCCCGATCTCCGAGGCGCTGCCCATCGTGGACGCCCTGGCCCAGGGCAAGCCCGCGCAGATCGCCTCGCTGGGCGTCGCGCAGTCCGGCCAGAGCGACACCACCACCCGCACCGCGAGCGGCTACAAGGTGGACCAGGTGTCCGCCGGCGGCCCGGCCGACAAGGCGGGCCTGAAGTCCGGCGACGTGATAACCAAGATCGGCGACCGGCTCGTGTACTCCTACCAGGACGTGGCAGCCGCGGTGCGCTCGCACCGGCCCGGCGACGTCATCCCGATCACCTACACCCGCGGCGGCTCCTCCGCGAAGGCCAACGTCACCCTCGGAGTGCTGCCCGCGCAGACCCCGTAA
- a CDS encoding DUF4191 domain-containing protein — MARDTTTKTPAGGDAPKKKGRLTQIREVYGMTRKEDPKLPLVLAAWALGALVVFVALGVLLGSPLFYGIFGIPVAVLAAMIVFGRRAQRAAYSSIKDQAGAAASVLDTLRRGWDVTPGVRFNRQQDMIHRVLGRPGIILVGEGNPNRLKALFTEERRHLTRLFGPDVPLVAQDIVAGDEEGMVPLGRLNKTVMRLKPATGKGYLRPAQVQEYQNRLKAVGPNMPIPKGPMPRNGKMPRGQVR, encoded by the coding sequence ATGGCACGCGACACCACGACGAAGACCCCCGCCGGCGGGGATGCGCCCAAGAAAAAGGGCCGGCTGACGCAGATCCGCGAGGTCTACGGGATGACCCGCAAGGAGGATCCCAAGCTTCCGCTGGTTCTGGCCGCTTGGGCCCTGGGCGCCCTGGTGGTGTTCGTGGCGCTGGGCGTCCTGCTCGGCTCCCCGCTGTTCTACGGGATCTTCGGCATCCCGGTCGCGGTGCTGGCCGCGATGATCGTCTTCGGACGGCGGGCCCAGCGCGCGGCCTACTCCTCCATCAAGGACCAGGCCGGCGCGGCCGCCTCGGTGCTGGACACGCTGCGCCGCGGCTGGGACGTCACCCCTGGCGTGCGCTTCAACCGGCAGCAGGACATGATCCACCGGGTGCTGGGGCGTCCGGGCATCATCCTGGTCGGCGAGGGCAACCCGAACCGGCTCAAGGCGCTGTTCACCGAGGAGCGCCGGCACCTGACCCGGCTGTTCGGCCCGGACGTGCCGCTGGTCGCCCAGGACATCGTGGCTGGCGACGAGGAGGGCATGGTCCCGCTCGGTCGGCTGAACAAGACCGTCATGCGGCTCAAGCCGGCGACCGGCAAGGGCTACCTGCGTCCGGCGCAGGTGCAGGAGTACCAGAACCGGCTCAAGGCCGTCGGGCCGAACATGCCGATCCCGAAGGGCCCGATGCCGCGCAACGGCAAGATGCCTCGGGGTCAGGTGCGTTAA
- a CDS encoding sensor histidine kinase, which translates to MNTSATPRRPVSLRGAAGLLGQRDASVEDGVLAAGLAVLAFAPALSKVGAQIGDLPSRPADVVSVALALAQALPLAVRRRFPAAVLAVIGFAFAADQALGYPTTFASLGLYLALYSSGAHQDRLRRAVAVSATVGYSALALVLHHLGAPHGFGDYSVFYLVTTAAWLAGTVMRRLREQEIERRRLVAEAAGAAERARIARELHDVVTHHVTAMVVQADAAQFLLSSHPERVVAGLTSVSDTGRRALTELRYLLGVLEATGDGARPDRAPAQGTIADLVEQARAAGQPVEFSEIGEHRPRPVAVELAAYRVVQEALTNAMKHAGAARTNVLVRHHPRHMEVEVTTEGPVKEGAAASASPPRASELPGGGRGLAGLRERVRVLHGELEAGPRSDGGFAVRARIPFGPDQE; encoded by the coding sequence GTGAACACGTCTGCCACGCCTCGTCGGCCGGTGTCGCTGCGAGGCGCGGCAGGCTTGCTGGGGCAACGGGATGCTTCGGTTGAGGACGGTGTGCTGGCGGCGGGGCTCGCGGTGCTGGCCTTCGCCCCGGCGCTGTCGAAGGTCGGTGCACAGATCGGCGACCTGCCCAGCCGTCCGGCCGACGTGGTGAGCGTCGCGCTGGCCCTGGCGCAGGCGCTGCCGCTGGCCGTGCGGCGAAGGTTCCCGGCGGCCGTGCTGGCGGTCATCGGCTTCGCGTTCGCCGCGGATCAGGCCCTGGGTTACCCGACGACGTTCGCCAGTCTTGGACTGTATCTGGCTCTTTATTCTTCCGGGGCTCACCAAGATCGCTTGCGCCGCGCCGTTGCCGTCTCGGCGACCGTCGGCTACTCCGCGCTGGCATTGGTGCTGCACCACCTCGGCGCACCACATGGGTTCGGCGACTACTCCGTCTTCTATCTGGTCACCACCGCGGCCTGGCTCGCCGGCACGGTGATGCGCAGGCTGCGGGAGCAGGAGATCGAGCGGCGGCGGCTGGTCGCCGAGGCCGCCGGCGCCGCCGAACGGGCCAGGATCGCCCGGGAGCTGCACGATGTGGTCACCCACCATGTGACGGCCATGGTGGTGCAGGCCGATGCGGCGCAGTTCCTGCTGAGCTCCCATCCTGAGCGGGTCGTAGCAGGGCTGACATCAGTGTCCGATACCGGGCGGCGGGCGCTGACCGAACTGCGCTACCTGCTGGGCGTGCTGGAGGCCACCGGCGACGGGGCGCGCCCGGACCGGGCTCCGGCTCAGGGCACGATCGCAGACCTCGTCGAGCAGGCCAGGGCCGCAGGCCAGCCGGTCGAATTCAGCGAGATCGGCGAACACCGACCGCGGCCGGTCGCGGTCGAGCTGGCCGCTTACCGCGTGGTGCAGGAGGCGCTCACCAACGCGATGAAGCATGCGGGCGCAGCACGCACGAACGTCTTGGTGCGGCATCACCCGCGGCACATGGAGGTCGAGGTGACGACCGAGGGACCCGTGAAGGAAGGAGCCGCGGCCTCCGCGTCCCCTCCTCGCGCCTCGGAATTGCCGGGCGGCGGCCGGGGACTGGCCGGCCTCCGCGAACGTGTCCGAGTGCTTCATGGTGAACTGGAGGCCGGTCCCCGCTCGGACGGCGGATTCGCTGTCCGAGCACGGATCCCGTTCGGACCCGATCAGGAGTGA
- a CDS encoding response regulator, producing MTDRPIRVLVCDDQELVRTGYATIFSAQPDMEVVGESANGLEAVETATRIRPDVVVMDIRMPLLDGIQATRRLAGPDVADPPKVLVVTTFNVDAYVYDAFRAGASGFLLKDAPPAEMVNGVRTVARGESLLAPAVTRTLIGRFAERLRPGDPARAAREAVTRTLTPRELEVFELIAEGLSNAEIAASLFITPETVKTYVSRILTKLDLRDRVQAVVLAYRIGLAGGSL from the coding sequence GTGACCGACCGGCCCATCCGCGTGCTCGTCTGCGACGACCAGGAACTCGTGCGTACCGGCTACGCCACGATCTTCTCAGCACAACCCGACATGGAGGTCGTCGGCGAATCCGCCAACGGCCTCGAGGCGGTCGAGACGGCGACCCGCATCCGCCCCGACGTGGTGGTGATGGACATCCGCATGCCCCTGCTGGACGGCATTCAAGCCACCCGCCGCCTGGCCGGACCCGACGTCGCCGACCCGCCGAAGGTCCTCGTCGTCACCACCTTCAACGTCGACGCCTACGTCTACGACGCCTTCCGCGCCGGAGCCAGCGGCTTCCTGCTCAAGGACGCGCCCCCGGCCGAAATGGTCAACGGCGTCCGCACCGTCGCCCGGGGCGAGTCCCTGCTGGCGCCGGCGGTGACGCGCACCCTCATCGGCCGCTTTGCCGAACGGCTCCGCCCGGGCGACCCTGCACGCGCCGCGCGTGAAGCCGTCACGCGCACACTCACGCCTCGCGAACTGGAAGTCTTCGAGCTCATCGCCGAAGGACTCTCGAACGCCGAGATCGCGGCCTCCCTGTTCATCACGCCCGAGACCGTCAAGACCTACGTGTCACGCATCCTGACCAAGCTCGACTTGCGCGACCGGGTCCAGGCAGTCGTCCTCGCCTACCGGATCGGACTCGCCGGCGGCAGCCTCTGA
- a CDS encoding PIG-L family deacetylase, whose protein sequence is MNNRPLTLMAVHAHPDDEATGTGGILARYAAEGIRTVLVTCTDGGCGDGPGGVKPGEPGHDPVAVAALRRQELKASCDILNITHLETLDYADSGMMGWPTNDAPESFWRTPVEQSAARLADLIRHYEPDVVVTYDENGFYGHPDHIQANRVTVAALALTELTPKLYWTTMPRSAMQNFMETMREFDPEWTEPDPAEAEAMPEIGLPDEEITTWVDVSKFGGQKFDALAAHASQGENIFFLKMGPERFTDLMGVETFVRVQDSTGAAVPENDLFAGLR, encoded by the coding sequence ATGAATAACCGGCCCTTGACGCTGATGGCGGTCCACGCCCACCCCGACGACGAGGCGACAGGCACCGGAGGGATTCTGGCCCGGTACGCCGCCGAGGGCATCCGCACGGTCCTGGTCACCTGCACCGATGGCGGCTGCGGCGACGGACCAGGAGGCGTGAAGCCAGGCGAGCCCGGCCACGACCCGGTCGCAGTAGCCGCCCTCCGACGCCAGGAACTCAAAGCCAGCTGCGACATCCTGAACATCACCCACCTGGAAACACTCGACTACGCAGACTCCGGAATGATGGGCTGGCCGACCAACGACGCCCCCGAATCCTTCTGGCGAACACCCGTCGAGCAGAGCGCCGCCCGCCTAGCCGACCTCATCCGCCACTACGAACCCGACGTAGTCGTGACCTACGACGAGAACGGCTTCTACGGCCACCCCGACCACATCCAGGCAAACCGCGTCACCGTTGCGGCACTGGCGCTAACCGAACTGACACCGAAGCTGTACTGGACAACGATGCCCCGCTCCGCAATGCAGAACTTCATGGAGACGATGCGCGAATTCGACCCAGAGTGGACCGAGCCAGATCCCGCAGAGGCCGAAGCAATGCCCGAGATCGGACTCCCCGACGAGGAAATCACCACCTGGGTAGACGTCTCCAAGTTCGGAGGCCAGAAGTTCGACGCACTCGCAGCGCACGCCAGCCAAGGCGAAAACATCTTCTTCCTGAAGATGGGCCCAGAACGCTTCACAGACCTAATGGGCGTAGAAACCTTCGTCCGAGTCCAGGACAGCACCGGCGCGGCCGTACCCGAGAACGACCTGTTCGCCGGCCTGCGCTGA
- the lipB gene encoding lipoyl(octanoyl) transferase LipB, with protein sequence MSDERGISVLRAGFGAEAVPYLAAWDLQREVHAQRVADEIDDTLILLEHPPVFTAGRRTSPEERPTDGTPVLDVDRGGRITFHGPGQLVGYPILRLPEAMDVVGHVRRLEEAMIRACAELGLETTRIHGRSGVWILGEEIEREDLGGLKLQLKTVGAPVDDDEEFDPRLAGPEYAPSNAGQRRADRKLAQIGVRVAKGVTMHGFSMNCDVDLAWFDKIIPCGIRNAGVTSLSAELGRDVTVEEVAPLVARHLDDVVSEAYGLVGAGKE encoded by the coding sequence GTGTCTGACGAACGTGGTATCTCGGTCCTCCGCGCCGGCTTCGGCGCGGAGGCCGTTCCGTATCTGGCGGCGTGGGATCTCCAGCGCGAGGTCCACGCCCAGCGTGTCGCCGACGAGATCGACGACACCCTGATCCTGCTGGAGCACCCGCCGGTGTTCACCGCGGGCCGCCGCACCTCGCCGGAGGAGCGGCCCACCGACGGCACTCCGGTCCTCGACGTGGACCGCGGCGGCCGCATCACCTTCCACGGGCCCGGGCAGCTGGTCGGCTATCCGATCCTGCGGCTGCCGGAGGCGATGGACGTGGTCGGCCACGTGCGCCGGCTGGAGGAGGCGATGATCCGGGCCTGCGCCGAGCTGGGCCTGGAGACCACCCGGATCCACGGCCGCAGCGGCGTGTGGATTCTGGGCGAGGAGATCGAGCGCGAGGACCTGGGCGGCCTGAAGCTCCAGCTGAAGACGGTCGGCGCGCCGGTGGACGACGACGAGGAGTTCGACCCGCGGCTGGCCGGCCCGGAGTACGCGCCGTCCAACGCCGGGCAGCGCCGGGCCGACCGCAAGCTGGCGCAGATCGGCGTGCGCGTCGCCAAGGGCGTGACCATGCACGGCTTCTCCATGAACTGCGACGTCGACCTGGCCTGGTTCGACAAGATTATCCCCTGCGGCATCCGGAACGCCGGAGTCACCTCGCTGTCGGCCGAACTCGGCCGGGACGTCACCGTCGAGGAGGTCGCGCCGCTGGTCGCCCGGCACCTCGACGACGTGGTATCCGAGGCCTACGGGCTCGTCGGCGCCGGGAAGGAATAG
- a CDS encoding RDD family protein, whose protein sequence is MTSSDYSGQRFGLPQTGPGSMASVGRRLAAIMIDWAIAYGVAYLLVGDRLLRNGQFAALSVLAVFYLVGLSISGSTLGMAALGMRVTSDQGGRASLYSIGMRTVLLFLVIPAVVWDADGRGLHDRIAHTMIVSTR, encoded by the coding sequence ATGACCTCGTCCGACTATTCCGGCCAGCGCTTTGGCCTCCCGCAGACCGGTCCGGGCTCGATGGCCTCGGTCGGCCGCCGGCTGGCCGCGATCATGATCGACTGGGCCATCGCCTACGGCGTGGCCTACCTGCTGGTCGGCGACCGGCTGCTGAGGAACGGCCAGTTCGCGGCGCTGAGCGTGCTGGCGGTGTTCTACCTGGTGGGCCTGTCGATCAGCGGCTCCACCCTGGGGATGGCGGCCCTCGGGATGCGCGTCACCTCCGACCAGGGCGGCCGCGCCTCGCTGTACTCGATCGGCATGCGCACCGTGCTGCTGTTCCTGGTCATCCCCGCGGTGGTCTGGGACGCCGACGGCCGCGGCCTGCACGACCGGATCGCGCACACGATGATCGTCAGCACCCGCTGA
- the lipA gene encoding lipoyl synthase, which produces MTAVTPEPEGRKLLRLEVRNSAVPIEKKPSWIKTRAKMGPEYTGLKSLVRSEGLHTVCEEAGCPNIYECWEDREATFLIGGDQCTRRCDFCQIDTGKPKDYDTDEPRRVAESVQTMGLKYATITGVARDDLEDEGVWLYAETVRQIHALLPGCGVELLIPDFHAKPELLAEVFGSRPEVLAHNIETVPRIFKEIRPGFRYERSLDVIRQARDYGLVTKSNLILGMGEEREEISQALTDLREAGCDLVTITQYLRPSPRHHPVMRWVKPEEFVELAEEAREMGFGVMSGPLVRSSYRAGRLYKEAVEARAAAASGVGAGVGVPA; this is translated from the coding sequence GTGACGGCCGTCACCCCAGAACCCGAAGGCCGCAAGCTGCTCCGGCTTGAGGTCCGCAACAGCGCCGTCCCCATCGAGAAGAAACCCAGCTGGATCAAGACCCGCGCCAAGATGGGCCCGGAGTACACCGGCCTGAAGAGCCTGGTGCGCAGCGAAGGCCTGCACACGGTGTGCGAAGAGGCCGGCTGTCCGAACATCTATGAGTGCTGGGAAGACCGCGAGGCGACCTTCCTCATCGGCGGCGACCAGTGCACCCGGCGCTGCGACTTCTGCCAGATCGACACCGGCAAGCCCAAGGACTACGACACCGACGAGCCGCGCCGCGTGGCCGAGTCCGTGCAGACCATGGGCTTGAAGTACGCCACTATCACCGGCGTGGCCCGCGACGACCTCGAGGACGAGGGCGTCTGGCTGTACGCCGAGACCGTCCGCCAGATCCACGCGCTGCTGCCCGGCTGCGGCGTCGAGCTGCTGATCCCGGACTTCCACGCTAAGCCCGAACTGCTCGCCGAGGTCTTCGGCAGCCGTCCGGAGGTGCTGGCGCACAACATCGAGACCGTGCCGCGGATCTTCAAGGAGATCCGCCCCGGCTTCCGCTACGAGCGCTCGCTGGACGTCATCCGCCAGGCCCGCGACTACGGCCTGGTCACCAAGTCCAACCTGATCCTGGGCATGGGCGAGGAGCGCGAGGAGATCTCGCAGGCGCTGACCGACCTGCGCGAGGCCGGCTGCGACCTGGTGACCATCACCCAGTACCTGCGGCCCTCCCCGCGGCACCACCCGGTGATGCGCTGGGTCAAGCCCGAGGAGTTCGTGGAGCTGGCCGAGGAGGCCCGCGAGATGGGCTTCGGCGTCATGTCCGGACCTCTTGTCCGTTCTTCCTACCGGGCGGGGCGGCTGTACAAGGAGGCTGTCGAGGCCCGTGCCGCGGCGGCATCCGGTGTCGGCGCCGGCGTCGGCGTTCCGGCCTGA
- the glnA gene encoding type I glutamate--ammonia ligase — protein sequence MFSNADEVLKYLRDNDVKSVDVRFCDLPGVMQHFTVPVESFDADVFSHGLAFDGSSIRGFQAIHESDMQLLPDPTTARLDPFRAEKTLNINFFIHDPLTGEAYSRDPRNVAKKAEAYLKGTGIADTCYFGPEAEFYVFDDVRFASGPEESYYHIDAEAAFWNTGRAEEGGNRGYKPRVKGGYFPVAPNDHYTDLRATMSRTLIDSGLIVERQHHEVGSAGQAEINYRFNTLLAAADDLMLFKYIIKNVAWQAGKTATFMPKPVFGDNGSGMHCHQSLWKDGAPLFYDEVGYAGLSDTARHYIGGLLKHAPSLLAFTNPTVNSYRRLVPGYEAPVNLVYSQRNRSACIRIPITGSNPKAKRIEFRCPDPSSNPYLAFSAMMMAGLDGVKNKIEPMAPVDKDLYELPPDEHASIPQVPGSLPAVLDSLEADHGYLLEGGVFTQDLIDTWISYKREREVDPVRLRPTPHEFELYFDI from the coding sequence ATGTTCTCGAACGCCGACGAGGTACTCAAGTACCTCAGGGACAACGACGTGAAAAGCGTCGACGTGCGGTTCTGTGACCTGCCCGGTGTGATGCAGCACTTCACGGTGCCGGTCGAGTCGTTCGACGCCGACGTCTTCTCCCACGGCCTGGCCTTCGACGGCTCCTCGATCCGCGGCTTCCAGGCGATCCACGAGTCGGACATGCAGTTGCTGCCCGACCCGACGACCGCGCGCCTGGACCCCTTCCGCGCCGAGAAGACCCTCAACATCAACTTCTTCATCCACGACCCGCTGACCGGTGAGGCCTACTCCCGCGACCCGCGCAACGTGGCCAAGAAGGCCGAGGCGTACCTGAAGGGCACCGGCATCGCCGACACGTGCTACTTCGGCCCGGAGGCCGAGTTCTACGTGTTCGACGACGTGCGCTTCGCCTCCGGTCCGGAGGAGAGCTACTACCACATCGACGCCGAGGCCGCGTTCTGGAACACCGGGCGCGCCGAGGAGGGCGGCAACCGCGGCTACAAGCCGCGCGTGAAGGGCGGCTACTTCCCGGTCGCCCCGAACGACCACTACACGGACCTGCGCGCCACGATGAGCCGCACGCTCATCGACTCCGGCCTGATCGTCGAGCGCCAGCACCACGAGGTCGGCTCGGCCGGCCAGGCGGAGATCAACTACCGCTTCAACACCCTGCTGGCCGCCGCCGACGACCTGATGCTGTTCAAGTACATCATCAAGAACGTCGCCTGGCAGGCCGGCAAGACCGCGACCTTCATGCCGAAGCCCGTCTTCGGCGACAACGGCTCCGGCATGCACTGCCACCAGAGCCTGTGGAAGGACGGCGCCCCGCTGTTCTACGACGAGGTCGGCTACGCGGGCCTGTCCGACACCGCCCGCCACTACATCGGCGGCCTCCTCAAGCACGCGCCCTCCCTGCTGGCCTTCACCAACCCGACGGTGAACAGCTACCGCCGCCTGGTCCCCGGCTACGAAGCCCCGGTGAACCTGGTCTACTCCCAGCGCAACCGCTCGGCCTGCATCCGCATCCCGATCACCGGCTCGAACCCGAAGGCCAAGCGCATCGAGTTCCGCTGCCCGGACCCCTCCTCCAACCCGTACCTGGCCTTCTCCGCCATGATGATGGCCGGCCTGGACGGCGTGAAGAACAAGATCGAGCCCATGGCCCCGGTCGACAAGGACCTCTACGAGCTCCCCCCGGACGAGCACGCCTCGATCCCCCAGGTCCCCGGCAGCCTCCCGGCCGTCCTCGACTCCCTCGAGGCCGACCACGGCTACCTCCTCGAAGGCGGCGTCTTCACCCAGGACCTCATCGACACCTGGATCTCCTACAAGCGCGAGCGCGAGGTCGACCCGGTCCGCCTGCGCCCGACGCCGCACGAGTTCGAGCTGTACTTCGACATCTAG